One window of the Nothobranchius furzeri strain GRZ-AD chromosome 3, NfurGRZ-RIMD1, whole genome shotgun sequence genome contains the following:
- the LOC107385565 gene encoding uncharacterized protein, whose translation MPGLTNGLDQRTPPHRYAHARRTTSWKELLDFDTMARVDLDVKYIKWQTSLVIKCLLDDDDKVGSREFSSLEHDGPSDDQFDPVLVADKLRTIADAMTEDPRLQVVLKELKQAAAQEVVDQAVSKGVETLCQAHASKGAEVAPEMQLIKASVAFGLYVKKSAPELKAQVQSALTNFLTRRVGSWVAQQGGWDKVQDASSK comes from the exons ATGCCTGGCTTAACCAATGGGCTTGACCAGCGAACACCACCCCATCGGTATGCGCACGCGCGAAGGACCACGTCCTGGAAGGAGCTGCTAGACTTCGACACAATGGCTCGTGTAGATCTCGACGTTAAATACATTAAATGGCAGACGTCTTTGGTAATTAAGTGTTTACTGGATGACGATGATAAAGTGGGGAGTCGTGAGTTCTCCAGTCTGGAACATGACGGTCCTTCAG ATGATCAGTTTGATCCCGTTTTGGTTGCTGATAAACTGAGAACCATCGCGGATGCCATGACTGAAGACCCCAGGTTGCAGGTTGTTCTGAAGGAGCTGAAGCAGGCAGCAGCACAGGAG GTTGTGGATCAAGCCGTCAGCAAAGGTGTGGAGACTCTGTGTCAGGCTCACGCCTCTAAAGGGGCTGAAGTGGCTCCAGAGATGCAGCTGATCAAAGCCTCGGTAGCGTTTGGACTCTATGTGAAGAAATCTGCCCCAGAGCTTAAGGCTCAGGTCCAGTCTGCGTTGACCAACTTCCTCACCAGGCGTGTGGGTTCATGGGTCGCTCAGCAGGGTGGATGG GATAAGGTGCAAGACGCCTCATCAAAATAG